The Neofelis nebulosa isolate mNeoNeb1 chromosome 16, mNeoNeb1.pri, whole genome shotgun sequence genome includes a window with the following:
- the MPP2 gene encoding MAGUK p55 subfamily member 2 isoform X2, whose amino-acid sequence MAGSPGSGASLEGISLGSSEEADLQREAMQQVLDNLGSLPNATGAAELDLIFLRGIMESPIVRSLAKAHERLEETKLEAVRDNNLELVQEILRDLAQLAEQSSTAAELARILQEPHFQSLLETHDSVASKTYETPPPSPGLDPTFSNQPVPPDAVRMVGIRKTAGEHLGVTFRVEGGELVIARILHGGMVAQQGLLHVGDIIKEVNGQPVGSDPRALQELLRSASGSVILKILPSYQEPHLPRQVFVKCHFDYDPARDSLIPCKEAGLRFSAGDLLQIVNQDDANWWQACHVEGGSAGLIPSQLLEEKRKAFVKRDLELTPTSGTLCGSLSGKKKKRMMYLTTKNAEFDRHELLIYEEVARMPPFRRKTLVLIGAQGVGRRSLKNKLIMWDPDRYGTTVPYTSRRPKDSEREGQGYSFVSRGEMEADIRAGRYLEHGEYEGNLYGTRIDSIRGVVAAGKVCVLDVNPQAVKVLRTAEFVPYVVFIEAPDYETLRAMNRAALESGLSTKQLTEADLRRTVEESSRIQRGYGHYFDLTLVNTNLERTFRELQAAMEKLRTEPQWVPVSWVY is encoded by the exons ATGGCGGGCAGTCCGGGCAGCGGGGCCTCCTTGGAGGGTATATCCCTGGGCTCTTCTGAGGAAGCCGATCTCCAGAGGGAAG CCATGCAGCAAGTCCTGGACAACCTGGGATCCCTCCCCAATGCCACGGGGGCCGCGGAGCTGGACTTGATCTTCCTTCGAGGCATTATGGAAAGTCCCATAGTAAGATCCCTGGCCAAG GCCCACGAGCGGCTGGAGGAGACCAAGCTGGAGGCCGTGCGGGACAACAACCTGGAGCTGGTGCAGGAGATCCTTCGGGATCTGGCGCAGCTGGCGGAGCAGAGCAGCACCGCCGCGGAGCTGGCCCGCATCCTCCAAGAGCCTCACTTCCAG TCCCTCCTGGAGACACACGACTCTGTGGCCTCGAAGACCTATGAGACTCCCCCGCCCAGCCCTGGCCTGGACCCCACCTTCAGCAACCAGCCGGTGCCTCCCGACGCGGTCCGCATGGTGGGCATCCGCAAGACCGCCGGAGAGCATCTG GGAGTGACGTTCCGTGTGGAGGGCGGCGAGTTGGTGATCGCGCGCATTCTGCACGGCGGCATGGTGGCTCAGCAAGGCCTGCTGCACGTGGGCGACATCATCAAGGAGGTGAACGGGCAGCCAGTGGGCAGCGACCCCCGCGCGCTGCAGGAACTCTTGCGCAGTGCCAGCGGCAGCGTCATCCTCAAGATCCTGCCCAGCTACCAGGAGCCCCATCTGCCCCGCCAG GTATTTGTGAAATGCCACTTCGACTACGACCCTGCAAGAGACAGCCTTATCCCCTGCAAGGAAGCCGGCCTGCGCTTCAGTGCTGGGGACTTACTGCAGATTGTAAACCAGGACGATGCTAACTGGTGGCAG GCATGCCACGTCGAAGGGGGCAGCGCTGGGCTCATCCCCAGCCAGCTGCTGGAGGAGAAGCGGAAAGCCTTTGTCAAACGGGATCTGGAGCTGACACCCACCTCAG GGACCCTATGTGGCAgcctttcaggaaagaaaaagaagcgaATGATGTATTTGACTACGAAGAATGCAG AGTTTGACCGGCATGAGCTGCTCATTTATGAGGAGGTGGCCCGCATGCCCCCCTTCCGCCGGAAAACCCTGGTGCTCATCGGAGCCCAGGGTGTGGGCCGGCGCAGCCTGAAGAATAAACTCATCATGTGGGATCCAGATCGCTATGGCACCACCGTGCCCT acACGTCCCGGCGGCCCAAGGACTCCGAACGGGAAGGTCAGGGCTACAGCTTTGTGTCCCGTGGGGAGATGGAGGCAGACATCCGCGCTGGGCGCTACCTGGAACATGGCGAGTACGAGGGCAACCTGTATGGCACGCGCATCGACTCCATCCGGGGCGTGGTCGCCGCCGGCAAAGTGTGCGTGCTGGATGTCAACCCCCAG GCAGTGAAAGTGCTGAGAACAGCTGAGTTTGTCCCTTATGTGGTGTTCATCGAGGCCCCTGACTACGAGACCCTCCGGGCCATGAACCGGGCTGCATTGGAGAGTGGGCTGTCCACCAAGCAGCTTACG GAGGCAGACCTGAGGAGGACAGTGGAAGAGAGCAGCCGCATCCAGAGAGGCTACGGGCACTACTTCGACCTCACCCTGGTCAACACCAACCTGGAGAGGACCTTTCGTGAGCTCCAGGCTGCCATGGAGAAGCTGCGGACAGAGCCCCAGTGGGTGCCTGTCAGCTGGGTGTACTGA
- the MPP2 gene encoding MAGUK p55 subfamily member 2 isoform X3 codes for MPVAATNSESAMQQVLDNLGSLPNATGAAELDLIFLRGIMESPIVRSLAKAHERLEETKLEAVRDNNLELVQEILRDLAQLAEQSSTAAELARILQEPHFQSLLETHDSVASKTYETPPPSPGLDPTFSNQPVPPDAVRMVGIRKTAGEHLGVTFRVEGGELVIARILHGGMVAQQGLLHVGDIIKEVNGQPVGSDPRALQELLRSASGSVILKILPSYQEPHLPRQVFVKCHFDYDPARDSLIPCKEAGLRFSAGDLLQIVNQDDANWWQACHVEGGSAGLIPSQLLEEKRKAFVKRDLELTPTSGTLCGSLSGKKKKRMMYLTTKNAEFDRHELLIYEEVARMPPFRRKTLVLIGAQGVGRRSLKNKLIMWDPDRYGTTVPYTSRRPKDSEREGQGYSFVSRGEMEADIRAGRYLEHGEYEGNLYGTRIDSIRGVVAAGKVCVLDVNPQAVKVLRTAEFVPYVVFIEAPDYETLRAMNRAALESGLSTKQLTEADLRRTVEESSRIQRGYGHYFDLTLVNTNLERTFRELQAAMEKLRTEPQWVPVSWVY; via the exons CCATGCAGCAAGTCCTGGACAACCTGGGATCCCTCCCCAATGCCACGGGGGCCGCGGAGCTGGACTTGATCTTCCTTCGAGGCATTATGGAAAGTCCCATAGTAAGATCCCTGGCCAAG GCCCACGAGCGGCTGGAGGAGACCAAGCTGGAGGCCGTGCGGGACAACAACCTGGAGCTGGTGCAGGAGATCCTTCGGGATCTGGCGCAGCTGGCGGAGCAGAGCAGCACCGCCGCGGAGCTGGCCCGCATCCTCCAAGAGCCTCACTTCCAG TCCCTCCTGGAGACACACGACTCTGTGGCCTCGAAGACCTATGAGACTCCCCCGCCCAGCCCTGGCCTGGACCCCACCTTCAGCAACCAGCCGGTGCCTCCCGACGCGGTCCGCATGGTGGGCATCCGCAAGACCGCCGGAGAGCATCTG GGAGTGACGTTCCGTGTGGAGGGCGGCGAGTTGGTGATCGCGCGCATTCTGCACGGCGGCATGGTGGCTCAGCAAGGCCTGCTGCACGTGGGCGACATCATCAAGGAGGTGAACGGGCAGCCAGTGGGCAGCGACCCCCGCGCGCTGCAGGAACTCTTGCGCAGTGCCAGCGGCAGCGTCATCCTCAAGATCCTGCCCAGCTACCAGGAGCCCCATCTGCCCCGCCAG GTATTTGTGAAATGCCACTTCGACTACGACCCTGCAAGAGACAGCCTTATCCCCTGCAAGGAAGCCGGCCTGCGCTTCAGTGCTGGGGACTTACTGCAGATTGTAAACCAGGACGATGCTAACTGGTGGCAG GCATGCCACGTCGAAGGGGGCAGCGCTGGGCTCATCCCCAGCCAGCTGCTGGAGGAGAAGCGGAAAGCCTTTGTCAAACGGGATCTGGAGCTGACACCCACCTCAG GGACCCTATGTGGCAgcctttcaggaaagaaaaagaagcgaATGATGTATTTGACTACGAAGAATGCAG AGTTTGACCGGCATGAGCTGCTCATTTATGAGGAGGTGGCCCGCATGCCCCCCTTCCGCCGGAAAACCCTGGTGCTCATCGGAGCCCAGGGTGTGGGCCGGCGCAGCCTGAAGAATAAACTCATCATGTGGGATCCAGATCGCTATGGCACCACCGTGCCCT acACGTCCCGGCGGCCCAAGGACTCCGAACGGGAAGGTCAGGGCTACAGCTTTGTGTCCCGTGGGGAGATGGAGGCAGACATCCGCGCTGGGCGCTACCTGGAACATGGCGAGTACGAGGGCAACCTGTATGGCACGCGCATCGACTCCATCCGGGGCGTGGTCGCCGCCGGCAAAGTGTGCGTGCTGGATGTCAACCCCCAG GCAGTGAAAGTGCTGAGAACAGCTGAGTTTGTCCCTTATGTGGTGTTCATCGAGGCCCCTGACTACGAGACCCTCCGGGCCATGAACCGGGCTGCATTGGAGAGTGGGCTGTCCACCAAGCAGCTTACG GAGGCAGACCTGAGGAGGACAGTGGAAGAGAGCAGCCGCATCCAGAGAGGCTACGGGCACTACTTCGACCTCACCCTGGTCAACACCAACCTGGAGAGGACCTTTCGTGAGCTCCAGGCTGCCATGGAGAAGCTGCGGACAGAGCCCCAGTGGGTGCCTGTCAGCTGGGTGTACTGA
- the MPP2 gene encoding MAGUK p55 subfamily member 2 isoform X1, translating to MQQVLDNLGSLPNATGAAELDLIFLRGIMESPIAHERLEETKLEAVRDNNLELVQEILRDLAQLAEQSSTAAELARILQEPHFQSLLETHDSVASKTYETPPPSPGLDPTFSNQPVPPDAVRMVGIRKTAGEHLGVTFRVEGGELVIARILHGGMVAQQGLLHVGDIIKEVNGQPVGSDPRALQELLRSASGSVILKILPSYQEPHLPRQVFVKCHFDYDPARDSLIPCKEAGLRFSAGDLLQIVNQDDANWWQACHVEGGSAGLIPSQLLEEKRKAFVKRDLELTPTSGTLCGSLSGKKKKRMMYLTTKNAEFDRHELLIYEEVARMPPFRRKTLVLIGAQGVGRRSLKNKLIMWDPDRYGTTVPYTSRRPKDSEREGQGYSFVSRGEMEADIRAGRYLEHGEYEGNLYGTRIDSIRGVVAAGKVCVLDVNPQAVKVLRTAEFVPYVVFIEAPDYETLRAMNRAALESGLSTKQLTEADLRRTVEESSRIQRGYGHYFDLTLVNTNLERTFRELQAAMEKLRTEPQWVPVSWVY from the exons ATGCAGCAAGTCCTGGACAACCTGGGATCCCTCCCCAATGCCACGGGGGCCGCGGAGCTGGACTTGATCTTCCTTCGAGGCATTATGGAAAGTCCCATA GCCCACGAGCGGCTGGAGGAGACCAAGCTGGAGGCCGTGCGGGACAACAACCTGGAGCTGGTGCAGGAGATCCTTCGGGATCTGGCGCAGCTGGCGGAGCAGAGCAGCACCGCCGCGGAGCTGGCCCGCATCCTCCAAGAGCCTCACTTCCAG TCCCTCCTGGAGACACACGACTCTGTGGCCTCGAAGACCTATGAGACTCCCCCGCCCAGCCCTGGCCTGGACCCCACCTTCAGCAACCAGCCGGTGCCTCCCGACGCGGTCCGCATGGTGGGCATCCGCAAGACCGCCGGAGAGCATCTG GGAGTGACGTTCCGTGTGGAGGGCGGCGAGTTGGTGATCGCGCGCATTCTGCACGGCGGCATGGTGGCTCAGCAAGGCCTGCTGCACGTGGGCGACATCATCAAGGAGGTGAACGGGCAGCCAGTGGGCAGCGACCCCCGCGCGCTGCAGGAACTCTTGCGCAGTGCCAGCGGCAGCGTCATCCTCAAGATCCTGCCCAGCTACCAGGAGCCCCATCTGCCCCGCCAG GTATTTGTGAAATGCCACTTCGACTACGACCCTGCAAGAGACAGCCTTATCCCCTGCAAGGAAGCCGGCCTGCGCTTCAGTGCTGGGGACTTACTGCAGATTGTAAACCAGGACGATGCTAACTGGTGGCAG GCATGCCACGTCGAAGGGGGCAGCGCTGGGCTCATCCCCAGCCAGCTGCTGGAGGAGAAGCGGAAAGCCTTTGTCAAACGGGATCTGGAGCTGACACCCACCTCAG GGACCCTATGTGGCAgcctttcaggaaagaaaaagaagcgaATGATGTATTTGACTACGAAGAATGCAG AGTTTGACCGGCATGAGCTGCTCATTTATGAGGAGGTGGCCCGCATGCCCCCCTTCCGCCGGAAAACCCTGGTGCTCATCGGAGCCCAGGGTGTGGGCCGGCGCAGCCTGAAGAATAAACTCATCATGTGGGATCCAGATCGCTATGGCACCACCGTGCCCT acACGTCCCGGCGGCCCAAGGACTCCGAACGGGAAGGTCAGGGCTACAGCTTTGTGTCCCGTGGGGAGATGGAGGCAGACATCCGCGCTGGGCGCTACCTGGAACATGGCGAGTACGAGGGCAACCTGTATGGCACGCGCATCGACTCCATCCGGGGCGTGGTCGCCGCCGGCAAAGTGTGCGTGCTGGATGTCAACCCCCAG GCAGTGAAAGTGCTGAGAACAGCTGAGTTTGTCCCTTATGTGGTGTTCATCGAGGCCCCTGACTACGAGACCCTCCGGGCCATGAACCGGGCTGCATTGGAGAGTGGGCTGTCCACCAAGCAGCTTACG GAGGCAGACCTGAGGAGGACAGTGGAAGAGAGCAGCCGCATCCAGAGAGGCTACGGGCACTACTTCGACCTCACCCTGGTCAACACCAACCTGGAGAGGACCTTTCGTGAGCTCCAGGCTGCCATGGAGAAGCTGCGGACAGAGCCCCAGTGGGTGCCTGTCAGCTGGGTGTACTGA